In the genome of Magnetococcales bacterium, the window CGTGAGCGTCACCGATTCCGATACCATGCACACGGTGCAGGCTGCCGTGAAGATGGCCTTCTGATCACGCTGTAATTGATGCTGTAGTTGGTTGAAGAAGTGAGTAAGGAAAAGGGAGGAGCGTTTCGCTCCTCCCTTTTTTGTTGTGGGGTGCTGGGATAATCAGCCATTCGGGGCGCACTGGGCGCAGCCCAAGACCGTGCCGGGGCGCTGTCCCGGACCCCTCAAGGGCTCTGCCCTTGACCCGCCAGGGAGCCAGCCCCCTGGACCCCGATTCCTGACCAGCATGCCGGGGGTTTTTCGTTGCTGCCATCGCGATAAGAGTGTTAAAATGCCGGGTTTAAGGTGGGGGCGCTTGTGTCCACCATCCCGGGCATCATCGGATGCGTTGCCAGCACAGGAAAACAAACAAACCAGGCCATGGACGATCAACTCTGGGAACGGACTCTGGAAGCAATCAAGGAGCAGGTTTCGGTTCGGGTTTTTGATGCCTGGATCAAGCCTTTGCGTCCAGCCGCTCCGGTTGCCGATGCAAAACTGGAGCTTTTGGTGGACAGCCAGCTCATCATGGATGTGGTGCAGAAGCGCTACGGGGCCATTCTGGAGTCGTGCCTCGCCAGTGAAGCCGGAGACCATGTCCAGATCTCCTACCGCCTCGATGCCAAAGACTCTGAACCGGCAAAGTCGGACGCGGATGGCGCCGAAAAAACCGCTCCCGTTGCGGAAATTGCGCCCCCCTCCCAGCCGACGCCCGGGAAATCTCCGACCTTCGTGCATACCTTGGAAAGGACCGTCCTCGATGCACGGTTCACCTTTGAAAATTTTGTGGTCGGAGGGTGCAATCAATTTGTCCATGCCGCCGCCGAACGGGTCGCCGAACAGCCGGCGCGTGCCTACAACCCTTTGTTCATTCACGGCGGCGTCGGCCTGGGCAAGACCCACATCATGCAGGCCATCGGCAACCGGGTGGCACAAACCCGCCCCGACCTGAAAGTTCTTTACATCTCCTCCGAAAAATTCATGACGGAAATGATCCACTCCCTGCGCAACCAGGGGATCATGGCCTTCAAGGAAAAATTCCGTTCCGTCAACCTGCTCCTCGTGGATGATATCCAGTTCATTGCCGGCAAAAAATCCACTCAGGAAGAGTTTTTTCATACTTTCAATGCGCTTTATGAAAACAACAGCCAGATTGTTCTTACTTCGGATAGTTTTCCCGCTGACATCAAAGAGTTGGAAGAGCGTCTGCGCTCCCGCCTGGCCATGGGTCTGGTCGCCGACATTGCCCCGCCCGACCTGGAAACGCGGGTCGCCATCCTGAAGAAAAAAGCGGTCATGGTCGGCATGGACCTGCAAAACGATGTCGCTTTTTTTCTGGCCGACGCCATCCAGACCAACATACGGGAGTTGGAAGGGGCCCTGATCCGGGTTACGGCCTTCGCCTCGCTCTCCCACAAGCCCATCACCATGGGACTGGTCAAGGAGACCCTGCGCGACCTGGTCAAGGGACACGACAAGGTGGTCACCATCGACAACGTCCAAAAAACGGTCTCCAACTACTACAAGATCCGACTTGCAGACCTTCTCTCGGACCGACGTACCCGGATGTACAGTCATCCACGCCAGGTGGCCATGTACCTGTGCAAACAATTGACCAGCCACTCCTATCCGCAGATCGGCCAGCATTTTGGTGGCCGGGACCACACGACTGTTTTGCACGCCGTTCGTTCCATCGAACAAAAGCAGGCCACCGATCCCAATCTGGCCGAGGAGTTGGACTCTCTCCTGACCATGCTTCGTCGGTGACGACGCTGCTGATTTGTAACTATTTACCACCCCGGCAACGCATCGGGGTCCAGGGCGCCGGCGCCCGGGCAGGGCTTTGGACAGCATCCTGGAAGGGTTCGGGGCGAACTCCTGACGAAGGCTTCCGTATCCAGGCTTTTCTTGAAAGGGTTTGAGTCGTTACGCTGATTTATCGCCATTTTTGAGAACAACTGAGGCACCGTATGGACTTTCACGTCGAACGCGAACCATTTTTGAAGGCGCTCTCCCGCATCCAGTCCGTCGTGGAACGGCGCAACACCATGCCCGTTCTCGGCAATGTTCTTTTGGAAGTGGACGGCAACACCTTGACTGTCACCGCCACGGATACGGAGATCGCCCTGCGCTCCACCATGGCCTGCGAAGTGACTGAACCCGGCGGGATTACCCTCCCAGCCAAAAAATTGTATGAAATTGTCCGGGAACTCCCGGACGGGGCTGTCCGTTTGCGGCAGGCGACCGGTGAACGGGTCATCGTCACCTCGGAGCGTGCCCGATTTACTTTATTCGGCATCGCGGCCCAGCTGTTTCCTGCCATTCCCCAGCCTGATGGCCATCAGCGCATCACCCTGGAATCTCTGGTCATGGCGAGCCTGTTCAACAAGGTCCACTTTTCCATGTCCCAGGACGATGGCCGTTTTGTCCTGAATGGTATTTTTTTGCAACTGGATCCCGCCACGCCGGAGATTCCGCAGGCTTTTCTGCGCATGGTCGCCACCGATTCGCACCGACTTGCCATGGCCGAAACGCCCATCGCTGGTGACAACCTGGATCCGCGTGGTGTCATCATCCCCAGAAAAGCGGTGATCGAAGCCCGCAAGCTTTTGGAAGAGATTCAAGGCCAGACCGAGTTGATCATGGGAGAAAAATTTCTCCAGTTTGTCATGCCGGATATCACCATGATCACCAAACTGGTGGAGGGGCGTTTCCCCAACTGGCGACGGGTCATTCCGGAACAAAACATCCACCACCTCGACACCGACAAGGAGGTTCTCCTGGGCGTTGTGCGGCGCATGTCGGTTCTATCCCATGAAAAATCACGCAGCATCCACATGGAGGTTCGCCCCAACGGTCTGCGGGTCACCACCAGCAATCCGGAACAGGAAGATGCCAACGAAGAGATGGACTCCACCGGCACTACCTACACTGGACCCGATCTCGATCTGGGATTCAATGCCAAATACCTCCAGGAGATCCTCTCCTGTATGGATGGTGAGACAGTCCGCTTTCACCTTCTCAATGACGATGCCTCCGTCCTGGTCACCAGCGTCGAACGGGGGCATTTTCTTTTTGTCCTCATGCCGATGCGCGTCTGAAAAAGAGACACCGTTCTGGTGGGGTCCGGGGCAAAGCCCCGACAGTCTTTCCTTGGGGTCTCGAACCTGATGCATCTGGCTGCGTTGCGTATTCAGGATTTTCGCAATATCGCTCGGGCCGAGCTGGAGTTCAGCATGGGTTTGAACCTGCTGATTGGTGACAATGGCCAAGGCAAAAGCAATTTTTTGGAGGCGGTAGGTCTGTTGGCCACAGGGCGATCCTTTCGTCATGCCCCATCCCCGAGTTTGCGTCGCCATGGGCAACCCTGCTTTTGTCTGGAGGGGCGGACCTGGGCGGGAGATTTGAGGCATCATATCGAATTTAAAGGGTATCATGATCGGCAAACGGCCAGGCTCAATGGCAAACCGATGACTGCGGCCTCGGCCATGGGCCGGGCCTTGGCGGCGGTGATCGTCACCCCGGAAACTTTGCGTTTGGTGCAGGGCGGTCCAACG includes:
- the dnaA gene encoding chromosomal replication initiator protein DnaA translates to MDDQLWERTLEAIKEQVSVRVFDAWIKPLRPAAPVADAKLELLVDSQLIMDVVQKRYGAILESCLASEAGDHVQISYRLDAKDSEPAKSDADGAEKTAPVAEIAPPSQPTPGKSPTFVHTLERTVLDARFTFENFVVGGCNQFVHAAAERVAEQPARAYNPLFIHGGVGLGKTHIMQAIGNRVAQTRPDLKVLYISSEKFMTEMIHSLRNQGIMAFKEKFRSVNLLLVDDIQFIAGKKSTQEEFFHTFNALYENNSQIVLTSDSFPADIKELEERLRSRLAMGLVADIAPPDLETRVAILKKKAVMVGMDLQNDVAFFLADAIQTNIRELEGALIRVTAFASLSHKPITMGLVKETLRDLVKGHDKVVTIDNVQKTVSNYYKIRLADLLSDRRTRMYSHPRQVAMYLCKQLTSHSYPQIGQHFGGRDHTTVLHAVRSIEQKQATDPNLAEELDSLLTMLRR
- a CDS encoding DNA polymerase III subunit beta: MDFHVEREPFLKALSRIQSVVERRNTMPVLGNVLLEVDGNTLTVTATDTEIALRSTMACEVTEPGGITLPAKKLYEIVRELPDGAVRLRQATGERVIVTSERARFTLFGIAAQLFPAIPQPDGHQRITLESLVMASLFNKVHFSMSQDDGRFVLNGIFLQLDPATPEIPQAFLRMVATDSHRLAMAETPIAGDNLDPRGVIIPRKAVIEARKLLEEIQGQTELIMGEKFLQFVMPDITMITKLVEGRFPNWRRVIPEQNIHHLDTDKEVLLGVVRRMSVLSHEKSRSIHMEVRPNGLRVTTSNPEQEDANEEMDSTGTTYTGPDLDLGFNAKYLQEILSCMDGETVRFHLLNDDASVLVTSVERGHFLFVLMPMRV